In the Ferribacterium limneticum genome, GACGGCGAGGCCCAGTTTTTCCATGCTGTCGTGGGTGACGACAGCGCAGACGCTGCGGCCGCCGGGCAGGGCGAGGGTGACTTCGGCATTGACCGGGCCGTCGTGGATGCGGGTGATTTCGCCCCACAGGTGATTGCGCGCCGAGGTGCGGACGTTGCGGTCAGTCAGCAACAGGACCGATGAAGACTTGACCAGCGCGCTGATCTCCATGCCGATGGCCAGGCCCAGCGTTTCGGCCGATTCGCGGGTGATCACGGCGACCAGTTCGTTTTCAGCATCGAGCTTGAGTCTGACTTCGAAATCGACATGGCCTTCGCGCAGGCCAACGATTTGCCCGGCAAACTGGTTGCGGGCGCTGGTTTTCATAGACATGCGCCGGAGCAACTGGCGGAACTGCTGGAAGTCGCTGGCCAGGCCATCGTTCAGGCTGGCCGACAGGCGGTCGAGCGCAGCCTGATATTCGGCTTCCAGCGCCCGGTAGAGGGCGACGGTCTTCCTGCCGTGCTCAGTAAGCAGCGTGCCGCCCCCGTTCTTGCCGCCAGTCGAACGAACAACCAGCGGCTGGTCGGCCAGGTTGTTCATGGCGTCGATGGCATCCCACGCCGCCTTGTAGGAGAGTGGTACGGCCTTGGCG is a window encoding:
- a CDS encoding TOBE domain-containing protein, with amino-acid sequence MEQIAHRLRSKLEVDTEFGSFLGDTRIRLLEAIEKHGSISQAAKAVPLSYKAAWDAIDAMNNLADQPLVVRSTGGKNGGGTLLTEHGRKTVALYRALEAEYQAALDRLSASLNDGLASDFQQFRQLLRRMSMKTSARNQFAGQIVGLREGHVDFEVRLKLDAENELVAVITRESAETLGLAIGMEISALVKSSSVLLLTDRNVRTSARNHLWGEITRIHDGPVNAEVTLALPGGRSVCAVVTHDSMEKLGLAVGEQACAVFKASAVILCLYA